In one Bacillus thuringiensis genomic region, the following are encoded:
- a CDS encoding NAD(P)/FAD-dependent oxidoreductase, protein MHYDVIVIGGGPSGLMAAIGAAEEGASVLLLDKGNKLGRKLAISGGGRCNVTNRLPLDEIVKHIPGNGRFLYSAFSIFNNEDIITFFENLGVKLKEEDHGRMFPVSNKAQSVVDALLTRLKDLGVKIRTNTPVETIEYENGQTKAVVLQTGEVLETNHVVIAVGGKSVPQTGSTGDGYAWAKKAGHTITELFPTEVPILSNEPFIRDRSLQGLALRDVNLSVLNPKGKTIISHKMDMLFTHFGLSGPAALRCSQFVVKALKKFKTNTIQMSIDALPDENSEQLFQRMLKQMKEDPKKGIKNVLKGYVPERYFLFLLEKNEIDGSEQAGQVSHEKIRALVKDFKEFTVNVNGTQSIEKAFVTGGGVSVKEINPKEMSSKFTNGLYFCGEVLDIHGYTGGYNITSALVTGRIAGTTAGENAKMQY, encoded by the coding sequence ATGCATTATGATGTTATTGTCATCGGCGGCGGTCCTTCTGGGCTAATGGCTGCAATCGGTGCTGCAGAAGAAGGCGCAAGCGTCTTACTTCTTGATAAAGGAAATAAACTAGGGCGTAAACTTGCAATTTCAGGTGGCGGCCGTTGTAACGTAACGAACCGTCTACCACTTGATGAGATCGTTAAACATATACCAGGAAATGGCCGCTTCTTATACAGCGCTTTTTCTATTTTCAATAATGAAGATATTATTACATTCTTCGAAAATCTCGGTGTAAAACTGAAAGAAGAAGATCATGGTCGCATGTTCCCTGTATCAAATAAAGCACAATCGGTAGTAGACGCACTTTTAACACGATTAAAAGACTTAGGTGTAAAAATCCGTACGAATACACCCGTTGAAACGATTGAATATGAGAATGGTCAAACGAAAGCAGTTGTACTACAAACTGGCGAAGTGTTAGAAACAAATCACGTCGTTATCGCTGTTGGTGGAAAATCTGTTCCTCAAACTGGATCTACTGGAGACGGATATGCTTGGGCTAAAAAAGCCGGGCATACAATTACAGAATTATTCCCAACAGAAGTACCAATCCTTTCAAACGAACCATTTATTCGTGATCGCTCCTTACAAGGTCTAGCTTTACGCGATGTAAACTTAAGCGTATTAAACCCAAAAGGAAAAACTATTATTTCTCACAAAATGGACATGCTCTTCACTCATTTCGGCCTATCTGGTCCTGCTGCACTTCGCTGTAGTCAATTCGTCGTGAAAGCACTGAAAAAGTTCAAAACAAATACCATTCAAATGAGTATCGATGCATTGCCAGACGAAAATAGTGAACAACTATTCCAACGCATGCTGAAACAAATGAAAGAAGATCCGAAAAAAGGAATTAAAAACGTGTTAAAAGGTTATGTACCTGAGCGTTACTTCCTATTCTTATTAGAAAAAAATGAAATTGATGGCAGCGAACAAGCTGGACAAGTTTCTCACGAAAAGATTCGTGCACTTGTGAAAGACTTTAAAGAATTTACTGTGAATGTAAATGGTACGCAGTCAATTGAAAAAGCATTCGTGACTGGCGGCGGTGTATCCGTTAAAGAAATTAATCCGAAAGAAATGTCTTCTAAATTCACGAACGGCTTATATTTCTGTGGGGAAGTTCTTGATATTCACGGTTATACTGGTGGCTATAATATTACATCTGCTCTTGTTACTGGTAGAATTGCCGGAACAACAGCTGGAGAAAACGCGAAAATGCAATATTAA
- a CDS encoding pseudouridine synthase has protein sequence MRLDKLLANMGYGSRKEVKKLLKDGVVKIDGTPVKDAKVHVNVEEQEVMIHGEVVEYKEFVYLMMHKPQGVISATEDDNHETVIDLLELEDAIFDPFPVGRLDIDTEGFLLITNDGKLSHQLLSPKKHVPKKYYAHVAGVVTEEDVKEFAKGVILDDGYETKPGALTILKSDDISEIELVITEGKFHQVKRMFEAVGKKVVYLKRTEMGPLVLDEELELGQYRELTDEEVEMLKTYQVDTEK, from the coding sequence GTGAGATTAGATAAATTATTAGCGAATATGGGATATGGAAGTAGAAAAGAAGTAAAGAAATTATTGAAAGATGGCGTTGTGAAAATTGATGGAACGCCAGTAAAAGATGCGAAAGTTCATGTAAATGTAGAAGAGCAAGAAGTTATGATTCACGGTGAAGTTGTGGAATACAAAGAGTTTGTTTACTTAATGATGCATAAACCACAAGGTGTTATTTCAGCGACGGAAGATGATAATCATGAAACAGTAATAGATTTATTAGAATTAGAAGATGCTATCTTTGATCCGTTCCCAGTTGGACGACTTGATATCGATACGGAAGGTTTCTTATTGATAACAAATGATGGGAAGTTATCGCATCAATTATTATCTCCGAAAAAGCATGTGCCGAAAAAATATTATGCACACGTTGCAGGAGTAGTAACAGAAGAGGATGTAAAAGAGTTTGCTAAAGGTGTTATTTTAGACGATGGCTATGAAACAAAGCCAGGTGCACTTACAATATTGAAAAGCGATGATATTTCTGAAATTGAGCTTGTGATTACGGAAGGGAAATTCCATCAAGTGAAGCGTATGTTTGAAGCGGTAGGGAAAAAAGTAGTCTACCTAAAGAGAACAGAGATGGGTCCGTTAGTATTAGATGAGGAACTAGAACTTGGACAATACCGAGAGCTAACAGATGAAGAAGTAGAAATGTTAAAAACATATCAAGTAGATACTGAAAAGTAG
- a CDS encoding DeoR family transcriptional regulator: MKPTTTRMLTRIKSIYMYINENGTVTTKDLVDEFGITPRTIQRDLNVLQFNELVYSPCRGKWTTTGKKVRMTS; this comes from the coding sequence TTGAAACCTACAACTACTCGTATGCTAACACGCATTAAATCAATTTATATGTACATCAATGAAAACGGAACGGTAACGACGAAAGACCTTGTAGATGAGTTCGGGATCACACCGCGAACGATACAACGTGATCTAAATGTGTTGCAGTTTAATGAACTCGTGTATAGCCCTTGCCGCGGTAAGTGGACAACAACAGGAAAGAAAGTGAGAATGACCTCATAA
- a CDS encoding putative polysaccharide biosynthesis protein, which translates to MSDSKFLRGTLIVTLGTFLVKFLGMIYVFPFHALVGTEGGTLYTYGYIPYTIFLSIATAGVPLAVSKFVSKYNALGDYKTSRRMFRSGMVMMIVTGVLSFLVLYMTAPLFAEAMLGKQSIHNNVGEVTTIIRLVSFALIVVPAASLIRGYFQGHQSMGPTTVSQIIEQIIRIVFLLAGSFIVIKVLGGTVATAVGVATFAAFVSAVGALGVLIWYWLKRKKYLDQYLIEQTVPESTVSTVQLFKELFAYAIPYVVIGLTIPLYQQIDTLTFNSIMQAIGQGDIAERALGIFTMWTHKLIMIPVSLATAFSLTLVPAITKSFTEKQYRYLKLQITQTFQANMFLTLPAVVGISSLAYPIYTAFYDSDPLGGQVLMWYAPVALLFALFTVTAAILQGINQQKHAIIALIMGVILKFVCNVIFIRYFGTVGAILATAVGFLASVWYTNQQIKKYAHYSFGVVYKRTFQIAVLTLIMVVTVKLSQWILSFMISPDGRIGALITVAICAGIGGFVYGLLAIRTGVLERVFGGEALDKIQRKLGSRFKIKLKSRGA; encoded by the coding sequence ATGTCCGATTCGAAATTTCTGCGCGGAACGCTTATTGTTACGCTAGGGACATTTTTAGTAAAGTTCTTAGGCATGATTTACGTCTTTCCGTTTCATGCATTAGTAGGAACAGAAGGCGGAACGCTCTATACATATGGATACATTCCATATACGATCTTTTTAAGTATCGCAACGGCAGGTGTGCCACTTGCTGTTTCAAAATTTGTTTCCAAATATAATGCGCTTGGCGATTATAAAACGAGCCGGAGAATGTTCCGCTCGGGAATGGTTATGATGATAGTAACAGGAGTTCTTTCGTTCCTAGTACTGTACATGACGGCGCCATTGTTTGCAGAAGCGATGCTTGGTAAACAAAGTATACACAATAATGTAGGAGAAGTTACGACGATCATTCGTCTTGTAAGTTTCGCACTTATTGTTGTACCAGCAGCGAGTTTAATTCGTGGTTATTTCCAAGGTCACCAGTCTATGGGACCAACTACCGTTTCACAAATTATTGAACAAATTATTCGTATCGTCTTTTTATTAGCAGGTAGTTTTATCGTTATTAAAGTACTTGGCGGTACAGTTGCAACAGCAGTTGGAGTAGCGACATTTGCTGCGTTCGTTTCAGCGGTTGGAGCACTCGGAGTGTTAATTTGGTACTGGTTAAAACGTAAAAAATATTTGGATCAATATTTAATTGAACAAACTGTACCAGAGTCAACAGTAAGCACCGTTCAATTGTTTAAAGAATTATTTGCATATGCGATTCCTTACGTTGTAATTGGGTTAACAATTCCTTTATATCAACAAATTGATACATTGACATTTAACTCAATTATGCAGGCGATTGGTCAAGGTGATATCGCAGAGCGAGCCCTCGGTATTTTCACAATGTGGACGCATAAGTTAATTATGATTCCTGTATCACTTGCGACAGCGTTTAGTTTAACGCTTGTACCAGCAATTACAAAATCATTTACTGAAAAACAATACCGCTATTTGAAATTACAAATTACACAAACATTCCAGGCGAATATGTTTTTAACATTGCCAGCAGTTGTCGGTATTTCTTCACTGGCATATCCAATTTATACTGCGTTTTACGATTCAGATCCACTAGGTGGACAAGTATTAATGTGGTATGCACCAGTTGCGTTGTTATTCGCTTTATTTACAGTAACAGCGGCAATCCTGCAAGGTATTAACCAGCAGAAGCATGCGATTATTGCGCTTATAATGGGCGTTATTTTGAAATTTGTATGTAACGTAATCTTTATTCGTTATTTCGGTACAGTAGGAGCAATTCTAGCGACAGCAGTTGGTTTCTTAGCTTCTGTTTGGTACACAAATCAACAAATTAAAAAATACGCACACTATTCATTCGGTGTTGTATATAAAAGAACATTCCAAATTGCAGTACTGACACTTATAATGGTCGTTACTGTAAAACTATCACAATGGATTCTATCCTTCATGATTTCGCCTGATGGCCGTATTGGTGCTCTTATAACAGTTGCGATTTGTGCAGGTATTGGCGGTTTTGTTTATGGATTGTTAGCAATTCGCACAGGAGTACTTGAAAGAGTATTTGGCGGAGAAGCATTAGATAAAATTCAACGTAAACTTGGTAGTAGATTTAAAATAAAGTTGAAATCAAGAGGGGCGTAA